From the Mycobacterium sp. DL592 genome, the window TCTTCACCCTCGGCACCGCCAACGTGGTGCGCAGCTGGATGTCCCCGCCGACGCTGCTGGCGCTGGGCACCGGCCAGGTCGGGATTCTGCTCGGCCTTGGCGACCACACCACCGCCGTACTCTCGCTGACTCGCGCCATGGGTGTGCTGATCATCACCATCACCGTCACCTGGCTGCTGCTGGCCGTTCTACGCGGCCGGCTGCACCCGGTCGGCGGGCTCGGCGTCGCGCTCGGGGCGACGGTGCTGCTGTTCCCCGTCGTGCAGCCCTGGTACCTGCTGTGGGCGATCATCCCGCTCGCCGCGTGGGCCACCCGCCCGGGTTTCCGCATCGCCACCATCGCGGTGACCTTGATCGTCGGTATCTTCGGGCCCACCGCCAACGGTGACCGCTTCGCCTTGTTCCAGATCGTCGATGCCACGGTGGCCAGCACCGTGATCGTGGTGCTGCTGATCGCCGTGACGCTCCACCAGCTGCCCTGGCGCAAGGTGCCGGGCACCACCGAAACGTTCAGCGGTCAGGAGCCTTATCCCCCGCTGACGCAACCGGCCACGCCACGTCCGGCGCCGGACGCCTACGCTGAGTCCCCGTGAGTTCCGGCTCCGAAATCCCCGTGCGGCTGCGCGGGGTCACCAAACGCTACGGGTCGACGACAGCTGTCTCGAACCTCGACCTCGATGTGCACGCCGCCGAAGTGCTCGCACTGCTCGGTCCCAACGGCGCGGGCAAGACCACCACGGTCGAGATGTGCGAGGGCTTCGTCCGCCCCGACTCGGGCACCATCTCGGTGCTCGGCCTGGACCCGGTTGCCGACAATGCGCGGGTGCGCGAACGCGTCGGGGTCATGCTGCAGGGCGGCGGCGGCTACCCGGCGGCAAAGGCCGGCGAGATGCTGAAGCTCGTCGCCTCCTACGCCGCCGATCCGCTCGACCCCGCCTGGCTGCTGGACACTCTCGGGCTCACCGACGCCGCCCGCACCACCTACCGCCGGCTCTCGGGCGGCCAGCAGCAGCGACTCGCACTGGCCTGCGCCCTGGTCGGGCGGCCCGAGCTGGTGTTCCTCGACGAACCCACCGCGGGGATGGACGCCCACGCCCGGCTGGTGGTGTG encodes:
- a CDS encoding ABC transporter ATP-binding protein, translating into MSSGSEIPVRLRGVTKRYGSTTAVSNLDLDVHAAEVLALLGPNGAGKTTTVEMCEGFVRPDSGTISVLGLDPVADNARVRERVGVMLQGGGGYPAAKAGEMLKLVASYAADPLDPAWLLDTLGLTDAARTTYRRLSGGQQQRLALACALVGRPELVFLDEPTAGMDAHARLVVWELIDALRRDGVTVVLTTHQLKEAEELADRIVIIDHGASVASGTPADLMRSGAERQLRFTAPRRLDLTLLISALPENYTATEVSPGEYLVEGDIDPQVLATVTAWCARLNVLATDVRVEQRSLEDVFLELTGKELRS